One genomic window of Oleomonas cavernae includes the following:
- a CDS encoding acyl-CoA dehydrogenase family protein produces MRDRAGPPADAQGRRPHGPLRQQGCRDLIAAIKIVAPQMAQTVTDRAIQAHGGMGVSADTPIAGFFTLNRFLRIADGPDEVHLSQLGKLKIAEYNAQGRNDGHEGALLSRRKRHPLRPG; encoded by the coding sequence TTGCGAGATCGAGCAGGCCCGCCTGCTGACGCTCAAGGCCGCCGACCACATGGACCGCTTCGGCAACAAGGGTGCCGCGACCTGATCGCGGCGATCAAGATCGTGGCACCCCAGATGGCTCAGACGGTGACCGACCGGGCGATTCAGGCCCATGGCGGCATGGGGGTGAGCGCCGATACGCCGATCGCCGGCTTCTTCACCCTGAACCGGTTCCTGCGCATCGCCGACGGCCCCGACGAGGTGCACCTGTCCCAACTGGGCAAGCTCAAGATCGCGGAATACAACGCGCAGGGAAGGAACGACGGTCATGAAGGCGCTTTGCTATCACGGCGAAAAAGACATCCGCTGCGACCAGGTTAA
- a CDS encoding zinc-binding dehydrogenase gives MGCLNADIGPGKTVAIVGLGPIGLLAIECAFALGAAKVFAIDLVESRRARAQQLGAIPVDPTDPVAFVREATSGAMVQCSVEAVGSDATIQLAIALAGQGASISVFGVNQNQAFKYPLWTAFNKTLTFRVAGCFVQTMWPQLIPLVAGGRLKPERVITHRMTLDQGADAYRIFDGKLDGALKMVLAA, from the coding sequence ATGGGTTGCCTCAATGCCGATATCGGCCCGGGCAAGACGGTCGCCATCGTCGGCCTGGGCCCGATCGGCCTGCTGGCGATCGAATGCGCCTTCGCCCTGGGCGCCGCGAAGGTCTTCGCCATCGACCTGGTCGAGTCGCGGCGGGCCCGGGCGCAGCAACTGGGCGCCATCCCGGTCGACCCCACCGACCCCGTGGCCTTCGTGCGCGAGGCAACCAGCGGGGCCATGGTCCAATGTTCGGTCGAGGCGGTGGGATCGGACGCGACCATCCAGCTTGCCATCGCCCTGGCCGGCCAGGGCGCCAGCATCTCGGTCTTCGGCGTCAACCAGAACCAGGCGTTTAAGTATCCGCTGTGGACCGCCTTCAACAAGACCCTGACCTTCCGGGTGGCGGGCTGCTTCGTCCAGACCATGTGGCCGCAACTGATCCCGCTGGTCGCCGGCGGCCGCCTGAAGCCCGAACGGGTCATCACTCATCGCATGACCCTGGACCAGGGTGCGGACGCCTACCGCATTTTCGACGGCAAGCTGGACGGCGCGTTGAAGATGGTCCTGGCGGCGTAA
- a CDS encoding calcium-binding protein, which produces MGGAGSDLLNGGAGRDTASYSTAPGRIVVDLNDPTQNRGDAEGDSFVSIEVITGSTADDIIRGANGLAMTLIGGDGADELVGGNLDDVLEGGLKDDVLTGGIGADALLGGDGIDTASYENSIRSVVIDLRPGGSLTGGDAVGDTFSSIEVFRGTNFSDVFIGNGQDLTFQGLGSGDTFIGSAGREVFDGGPGDDVVTYALSADAITLDLFDRTQDTGDVVGDRFLSIAAINGTALEDRLSGNDEANHFQGLSDDDVIDGRAGNDILSGDGGDDTLIGGQGADSMAGGDGIDIASYLQSTGVTVALDGTLTATGDAVGDSMEEIENLLGSRTDANRLRGNGGVNEITGGDARDTLEGQGGDDVLHGGKDVDRLFGGGNNDRLFGEAGDDILSGGSNRDTLIGDAGNDTLTGGTDLDRFQFTTREFGRDTVTDWQGGTDKLRTNLADDLSDFTVTGNGTTEVVLTLLSDVDSVIVLQAASAFTITNTDFEFV; this is translated from the coding sequence GTGGGCGGCGCCGGATCCGACCTGCTCAACGGCGGGGCCGGGCGCGATACCGCGTCTTATTCGACGGCACCCGGGCGCATCGTCGTCGACCTGAACGACCCCACCCAGAACCGGGGCGATGCGGAAGGCGATAGCTTCGTCAGCATTGAGGTGATCACGGGCAGCACCGCCGACGATATCATCCGCGGTGCCAACGGCCTGGCGATGACGCTGATCGGGGGCGATGGCGCCGACGAACTGGTGGGCGGCAACCTCGACGATGTGCTGGAGGGCGGCCTGAAGGACGACGTCTTGACCGGCGGCATCGGTGCCGATGCGCTGCTGGGCGGGGACGGCATCGACACCGCCTCCTACGAGAATTCGATCCGCAGTGTGGTGATCGACCTGCGCCCCGGCGGGTCCCTGACCGGGGGTGACGCGGTTGGCGACACCTTCTCCTCGATCGAGGTGTTCCGCGGCACCAACTTCTCCGATGTCTTCATCGGCAACGGCCAGGATCTCACGTTCCAGGGCCTGGGCAGCGGCGACACGTTCATCGGCAGCGCGGGCCGGGAGGTCTTCGACGGCGGGCCGGGCGACGACGTGGTCACCTATGCGCTCTCCGCCGATGCCATCACGCTCGACCTGTTCGATCGCACGCAGGACACTGGCGACGTGGTGGGCGACCGTTTCCTGTCGATCGCAGCCATCAATGGCACGGCCCTCGAGGATCGCCTGAGCGGCAACGACGAGGCAAACCACTTCCAGGGCCTGAGCGACGACGATGTGATCGACGGGCGTGCCGGCAACGACATCCTGTCGGGCGACGGGGGCGACGATACGCTGATCGGCGGCCAGGGCGCGGACAGCATGGCCGGCGGCGACGGCATCGACATCGCCAGCTATCTCCAGTCCACCGGCGTGACGGTTGCCCTCGACGGGACCCTGACCGCGACGGGTGACGCCGTCGGCGACAGCATGGAGGAAATCGAGAACCTGCTCGGCTCGCGCACCGATGCCAACCGGCTGCGCGGCAACGGCGGCGTCAACGAGATCACGGGCGGCGATGCCCGCGATACTTTGGAAGGCCAGGGCGGCGACGACGTGCTGCATGGCGGCAAGGATGTCGACCGCCTGTTCGGCGGCGGCAACAACGACCGCCTGTTCGGCGAGGCCGGCGACGACATCCTGTCGGGCGGTTCCAACCGCGACACGCTGATCGGCGATGCCGGCAACGACACGCTGACCGGCGGCACCGACCTGGACCGCTTCCAGTTCACCACCCGCGAATTCGGCCGCGATACCGTGACCGACTGGCAGGGCGGCACGGACAAGCTGCGCACCAACCTGGCCGACGACCTGTCCGACTTCACCGTGACCGGCAACGGCACGACCGAGGTGGTGCTGACGCTGCTGTCCGATGTCGACAGCGTGATCGTGCTGCAAGCCGCCTCGGCCTTCACCATCACGAACACGGATTTCGAGTTCGTGTAA
- a CDS encoding calcium-binding protein, producing MGVKGVFVDMETGRSGFAFDDPADNRIFDVRYDSAEIFELGSRNDEFHGNNASQTIRGQGGDDVLEGRGGGDTLDGGTGSDTASYESAPSAVFVTLRFGDINIISGASDELGDSLISIENLTGSRFDDGLTGGDGANILKGLNGNDFLDGRGGADRLDGGGNTDTADYQASNAAINISTDGTAGSGGFAAGDRLTSIENIIGSSFNDVISGHSNAINNVFEGRGGNDNLFGVAGDDILAGGTGINLIDGGTSVDTVSYRDIAGPVSVSLQDFGNGGSASATNLSDTIFGVENVDGTDAGDFVLADANANRLRGFGGNDDLRGIGGEDVLDGGDGDDILMGGTSGDQLLGGKGTDTASYRLSEKPVQVNLATGETVGGEAAGDTLSSIENLIGSSFADRLVGNAFANEFSGLNGNDTLIGGAGADRFAGGSGTDTVSYETSSSPIILDLANPVVNTGDAGGDTFDSIERFIGTGGADIMFGDDGNNELLGAGGADFLFGRWATIPCAAVAPATRWTAAAGTTSSSATMPTTRWWAAPDPTCSTAGPGAIPRLIRRHPGASSST from the coding sequence GTGGGCGTAAAGGGCGTGTTCGTCGACATGGAAACGGGCCGCTCGGGTTTTGCCTTCGACGATCCCGCCGACAACCGCATTTTCGACGTCCGCTACGACAGCGCCGAAATCTTCGAACTGGGTTCGCGCAATGACGAATTCCACGGCAACAACGCCAGCCAGACCATCCGTGGCCAGGGCGGTGACGATGTGCTCGAAGGACGCGGCGGCGGCGACACGCTGGACGGCGGCACGGGCAGCGATACGGCGAGCTATGAAAGCGCGCCAAGCGCCGTCTTCGTCACCCTGCGCTTCGGCGACATCAACATCATTTCCGGCGCCTCCGACGAACTGGGCGACAGCCTGATCAGCATCGAGAACCTGACCGGTTCGCGCTTCGACGACGGGCTGACCGGCGGCGACGGCGCCAACATTCTCAAAGGCCTGAACGGCAACGATTTCCTGGATGGCCGCGGCGGCGCCGACCGGCTGGACGGCGGCGGCAATACCGACACCGCCGACTACCAGGCCTCGAACGCGGCGATCAACATCTCGACCGACGGCACCGCGGGCAGCGGCGGCTTTGCCGCGGGCGACCGCCTGACCAGCATCGAGAACATCATCGGTTCCAGCTTCAACGACGTGATCAGCGGCCACAGCAACGCCATCAACAATGTCTTCGAGGGGCGGGGCGGCAACGACAATCTCTTCGGCGTGGCCGGCGACGATATCCTCGCGGGCGGCACCGGCATCAACCTGATCGATGGCGGCACGAGTGTCGACACGGTCAGCTACCGCGACATCGCGGGGCCGGTCAGCGTCTCGCTGCAGGACTTCGGCAACGGCGGCAGTGCTTCGGCCACCAATCTCAGCGACACGATCTTCGGCGTCGAGAATGTCGACGGCACCGATGCCGGCGACTTCGTGTTGGCCGACGCCAACGCCAACCGCCTGCGCGGCTTCGGCGGCAATGACGACCTGCGCGGCATCGGCGGCGAGGATGTGCTCGACGGCGGCGACGGCGACGACATCCTGATGGGCGGCACCAGCGGCGACCAGTTGCTGGGCGGCAAAGGCACCGATACGGCTAGCTATCGCCTGTCGGAGAAGCCGGTGCAGGTCAACCTCGCCACCGGCGAGACCGTCGGCGGTGAGGCGGCGGGCGACACCCTCTCCAGCATCGAGAACCTGATCGGTTCCTCCTTCGCCGACCGGCTGGTCGGCAACGCCTTCGCCAACGAGTTTTCCGGCCTGAACGGCAACGACACCCTGATTGGCGGCGCCGGCGCCGACCGCTTTGCCGGCGGCAGCGGCACCGATACGGTCTCCTACGAAACCTCGTCCTCGCCCATCATCCTCGACTTGGCCAACCCTGTGGTCAACACCGGCGACGCGGGTGGCGACACCTTCGACAGTATCGAACGCTTCATCGGCACCGGCGGCGCGGACATCATGTTCGGCGACGACGGCAACAACGAACTCCTGGGTGCCGGCGGGGCCGACTTCCTGTTCGGCCGCTGGGCGACGATACCCTGCGCGGCGGTGGCGCCAGCGACACGCTGGACGGCGGCGGCTGGAACGACCAGCTCTTCGGCGACGATGCCGACGACACGCTGGTGGGCGGCGCCGGATCCGACCTGCTCAACGGCGGGGCCGGGCGCGATACCGCGTCTTATTCGACGGCACCCGGGCGCATCGTCGTCGACCTGA
- a CDS encoding calcium-binding protein yields the protein MHGFSTWSSGGDDEFHGGSGDDTLIGDGGDDTLFGDGDDDTLQGGQGNDTLDGGSGNDILIDDTGNEVIRGGTGTDTVRYNISGSSDAEPTDSEPLFPWA from the coding sequence CTGCACGGCTTCAGCACCTGGAGCAGCGGCGGCGACGACGAATTCCACGGCGGCTCGGGCGACGACACGCTGATCGGCGACGGTGGCGACGACACCCTGTTCGGCGACGGCGACGACGACACGCTCCAGGGCGGCCAGGGCAACGACACGCTGGACGGCGGCTCGGGCAACGACATCCTGATCGACGACACCGGCAACGAAGTCATCCGCGGCGGCACCGGCACGGACACGGTGCGCTACAACATCAGCGGCAGCAGCGATGCCGAGCCGACGGACTCCGAGCCCTTGTTCCCGTGGGCGTAA
- a CDS encoding adenylate/guanylate cyclase domain-containing protein produces the protein MIHAAAARQILQGFVPRTSALLQRYAYIVAGLAGLVGVAIPLLLPPLAGAGVMLAAIAAFAVFVVNAAAGGVLIEPALALVLAATGYVVTAILAFAFQHRRERHIRRRFEQHLSPHVVAMIARDPSLLKLKGQRREVTAMFTDIANFTGLTHGTDPETLVAMLDAYFGGMSEIVVAHGGMVDKFVGDAIHALFNAPLEQPGHAQAAVRCALALHAWSEAFRRREVPAALGFGHTRIGVETGEVIVGDVGTGSKLDYTAYGDTVNAAARLEAANKELGTMICVGPGTAARCPAGLLRPGKTIQLRGFDVPIQVFEPVTQGTGGSQVP, from the coding sequence ATGATCCATGCCGCCGCCGCACGGCAGATCCTGCAGGGCTTCGTCCCGCGGACATCGGCGCTGCTCCAGCGCTACGCCTATATCGTCGCGGGTCTGGCCGGACTGGTCGGCGTGGCCATCCCTTTGCTGCTGCCGCCGCTCGCCGGTGCGGGCGTCATGCTGGCGGCGATCGCGGCTTTCGCGGTGTTCGTGGTCAATGCCGCCGCCGGCGGCGTTCTGATCGAGCCCGCTTTGGCCCTGGTGCTGGCCGCAACCGGCTATGTGGTCACGGCGATCCTGGCCTTCGCCTTCCAGCACCGGCGCGAGCGGCACATTCGCCGGCGCTTCGAGCAGCATCTCTCGCCCCACGTCGTCGCGATGATCGCCCGTGATCCTTCCCTGCTGAAACTCAAAGGTCAGCGCCGCGAGGTGACGGCCATGTTCACCGATATCGCCAACTTCACCGGCCTGACCCATGGCACCGATCCGGAGACGCTGGTGGCCATGCTCGACGCCTATTTCGGCGGCATGTCCGAGATCGTCGTGGCCCATGGCGGCATGGTCGACAAGTTCGTCGGCGACGCCATCCATGCCCTGTTCAATGCCCCGCTGGAGCAGCCCGGGCACGCGCAAGCCGCCGTGCGCTGCGCCCTGGCGCTCCACGCCTGGAGCGAGGCGTTCCGCCGCCGGGAGGTGCCGGCGGCCCTGGGCTTCGGCCATACGCGGATCGGCGTCGAGACCGGCGAGGTGATCGTCGGCGATGTCGGCACGGGCTCGAAGCTCGACTATACCGCCTATGGCGACACGGTGAATGCCGCCGCAAGGCTCGAGGCAGCGAACAAGGAACTGGGCACGATGATCTGCGTCGGGCCCGGCACGGCCGCCCGGTGCCCGGCCGGGCTGCTGCGCCCGGGCAAGACCATCCAGTTGCGCGGCTTCGACGTGCCGATACAGGTTTTCGAGCCTGTTACCCAGGGGACAGGCGGCTCACAGGTGCCATGA
- a CDS encoding CHASE2 domain-containing protein, with product MIRLLRGRIAAAALGAMACFVVYVAFTLLLPDVRQNLEERATDLTLGLAMELVATPAPGSTPVVVIDIDAASTGAIGAWPWRRSLLADLVDKAAAAGAVAIAIDILFADPDQRSPAALARRLGQMVEDPSLAALADRLDDDDRRFAQALGGRPTVLGFALTPTAAKTVRGAPVLVRGRAGLDGMWRFAGADAPTEVLAAAATGSGCLALPGDSDGIVRRLPLFVGVGDEIRPGLALEAVRVGVGASLYKLDGGQGRFATGSITGALAADAMLRLPPLAATPPIKAIPARDVLAANGPVAALAGAIVFIGGSAPELGACGRQRARR from the coding sequence ATGATTAGGCTGCTGCGCGGGAGAATCGCGGCTGCCGCCCTAGGCGCCATGGCCTGCTTCGTCGTCTATGTCGCCTTCACCCTGTTGTTGCCGGACGTCCGGCAAAACCTGGAGGAGCGGGCGACGGATCTCACGCTGGGCCTGGCGATGGAACTTGTGGCGACACCGGCGCCAGGGTCCACCCCGGTGGTGGTGATCGATATCGACGCGGCGAGTACCGGTGCCATCGGCGCTTGGCCCTGGCGGCGTTCGCTGCTGGCCGATCTCGTCGACAAGGCCGCTGCCGCCGGTGCCGTCGCGATCGCGATCGACATTCTGTTCGCCGACCCGGACCAGCGCTCGCCGGCGGCCCTGGCGCGCCGGCTGGGCCAGATGGTCGAGGACCCGTCGCTCGCCGCTTTGGCGGATCGCCTCGACGACGACGACAGGCGCTTCGCCCAGGCCCTGGGAGGCAGGCCGACGGTGCTGGGCTTTGCCCTGACGCCGACGGCGGCCAAGACGGTGCGCGGCGCCCCCGTCCTGGTGCGCGGCCGCGCAGGCCTTGACGGGATGTGGCGCTTTGCGGGGGCCGATGCACCGACCGAGGTGCTGGCGGCGGCCGCCACTGGCAGCGGTTGCCTGGCCCTGCCGGGCGACAGCGACGGGATCGTCCGCCGGTTACCCCTGTTCGTCGGCGTCGGCGACGAAATCCGCCCTGGACTCGCGCTCGAAGCCGTGCGCGTGGGGGTGGGCGCTTCGCTCTACAAACTCGACGGCGGGCAGGGTCGGTTTGCCACCGGCAGCATCACCGGCGCCCTGGCCGCCGATGCGATGCTCAGGCTGCCGCCATTGGCTGCGACCCCGCCGATAAAGGCGATCCCGGCCCGTGACGTGCTGGCGGCGAACGGGCCTGTGGCGGCACTTGCCGGCGCGATCGTCTTCATCGGGGGCTCGGCGCCGGAACTGGGGGCCTGCGGGCGACAGCGGGCGCGTCGCTGA
- a CDS encoding helix-turn-helix domain-containing protein, with the protein MIHLLCRRLRATTDQLEGIALHKIEVRLARFLLGLLGQRTAPPGRRLSLELGYSQSELARLVGSSRSKLNMALGVLEDAGAIKRTSDRLFCDPAMLAQFADSADD; encoded by the coding sequence GTGATACACCTGCTGTGCCGCCGCCTGCGGGCGACCACCGATCAACTGGAGGGGATCGCGCTCCACAAGATCGAGGTGCGCCTGGCGCGCTTTCTCCTGGGCCTGCTCGGCCAGCGGACCGCCCCGCCAGGGCGGCGCCTGTCGCTCGAACTCGGCTACTCGCAAAGCGAGCTGGCACGCCTCGTCGGCAGCAGCCGGTCCAAGCTGAACATGGCGCTGGGCGTGCTCGAGGATGCCGGTGCCATCAAACGCACCAGCGATCGCCTGTTCTGCGATCCCGCCATGCTCGCCCAATTCGCAGACTCGGCCGATGATTAG
- a CDS encoding Crp/Fnr family transcriptional regulator, whose amino-acid sequence MAEADLVEALLASTEAFGALEPEDLAICAKAFREVHFDSGRMLFAVGDPGSMAYLLAEGLVRLALTTASGRELSFRVAGPGELIGEIAAFDSGPRTADATAISPVRAYGISAADFDHLFETRPGWPAR is encoded by the coding sequence ATGGCTGAAGCAGATCTCGTCGAAGCCTTGCTTGCCTCGACCGAGGCCTTCGGCGCCCTCGAGCCCGAGGATCTGGCGATCTGCGCCAAGGCGTTCCGGGAGGTCCATTTCGACAGCGGGCGCATGCTGTTTGCCGTCGGCGATCCCGGCTCCATGGCCTATCTCCTGGCCGAGGGGCTGGTGCGCCTTGCCCTGACCACCGCTTCCGGTCGCGAGTTGAGCTTCCGGGTCGCCGGTCCCGGCGAGTTGATCGGCGAGATCGCGGCCTTCGACAGCGGCCCGCGGACCGCCGATGCCACCGCCATTTCGCCGGTTCGGGCCTACGGCATTTCCGCCGCCGATTTCGACCATCTATTCGAGACCCGCCCCGGCTGGCCCGCTCGGTGA
- a CDS encoding FecR family protein gives MAILRAAWAASGLLAGLLIGLMPIGAGDVARADTAAAGLVLNLRGSAEATRETVQRPLSPEDSVFTGDAVATGAKSRIEIRLGRDTTIAIGENGRVKIDDFLAEAGGEISLEAGALMLDKDPESVARPIKVNSDFGQIAVRGTNFFAGPSRGSFGVLLLRGHVVVTAAGTSVELKAGEGTDIAYPGAPPSPPKVWAPERVEEALAQLR, from the coding sequence ATGGCAATCCTTCGTGCCGCCTGGGCGGCATCAGGGCTCCTGGCCGGTCTGCTGATCGGCCTGATGCCGATCGGTGCCGGCGACGTTGCCCGCGCTGATACGGCCGCCGCCGGCCTGGTGCTCAACCTTCGCGGGAGTGCCGAGGCGACCAGGGAAACCGTCCAGCGGCCGCTGTCGCCGGAAGATTCCGTCTTCACCGGCGATGCGGTGGCCACGGGCGCCAAGTCCCGGATCGAAATCCGCCTGGGCCGCGATACCACCATCGCCATCGGCGAGAACGGCCGGGTCAAGATCGACGATTTCCTGGCCGAAGCGGGCGGGGAAATTTCGCTCGAGGCCGGGGCCCTGATGCTCGACAAGGATCCCGAAAGCGTTGCCCGGCCGATCAAGGTCAACAGCGACTTCGGCCAGATCGCGGTGCGCGGCACCAATTTCTTCGCCGGCCCCAGCCGGGGAAGCTTCGGCGTGCTGCTGCTCCGCGGCCACGTCGTGGTCACGGCTGCCGGCACCAGCGTGGAACTGAAGGCCGGCGAGGGCACCGACATCGCCTATCCCGGCGCCCCGCCGTCGCCGCCCAAGGTCTGGGCGCCCGAGCGGGTCGAGGAGGCCCTGGCCCAACTTCGGTGA
- a CDS encoding acyl-CoA dehydrogenase family protein, protein MDLALSAKDEAFRDEVRGFLDARLNDRLREAARLSTSVYTDRETMREWHTILHAQGWIAPAWPVEYGGCGWSVIQRYIFAIELARANAPGLSPMGLGMCGPVLIGHGSAEQKAFYLPRILSGEDFWCQGYSEPGAGSDLAALQMSAVDDGDHFICFGSKIWTTHGQYANRIFCLVRTDRSGPPQRGITFILIDMDTPGIEVSPLIMLTGEHVQNQIFFTDVRVPRANVVGRIGDGWTVAKYLLEFERGGNAYAPSLHVRLDKIRAMARAEQAGDGTALIDDSNFARKLAEAAVEIMALEYTEHRVMSALSQGGTPGMQASLMKTRGTEMSQRLTELAIEAAAYYTAPFQPHAINPAGPVPGHAPPGGNAAPIGPDHSLTVMAKYLNDRAGSIYAGSNDIQRNIMAKVMGL, encoded by the coding sequence ATGGACCTTGCCCTGAGTGCCAAGGACGAGGCCTTCCGTGACGAGGTGCGGGGCTTCCTCGATGCCAGGCTGAACGATCGCCTGCGCGAGGCGGCGCGGCTGTCGACCAGCGTCTATACCGATCGCGAGACCATGCGCGAATGGCACACCATCCTCCACGCCCAAGGCTGGATCGCGCCGGCCTGGCCAGTCGAATACGGCGGCTGCGGCTGGTCGGTGATCCAGCGCTATATCTTCGCGATCGAATTGGCGCGGGCCAATGCGCCGGGCCTGTCGCCCATGGGGCTTGGCATGTGCGGGCCGGTGCTGATCGGCCACGGCAGCGCGGAACAGAAGGCGTTCTATCTGCCGCGCATCCTCTCAGGCGAAGATTTCTGGTGCCAGGGCTATTCCGAGCCGGGTGCCGGCTCCGATCTTGCCGCCCTGCAGATGAGTGCCGTCGACGACGGCGACCACTTCATCTGCTTCGGCTCGAAGATCTGGACCACTCACGGCCAGTATGCCAACCGCATCTTCTGCCTGGTGCGCACCGACAGGAGCGGCCCGCCCCAGCGCGGCATCACCTTCATCCTGATCGACATGGACACGCCGGGCATCGAGGTCAGCCCGCTGATCATGCTCACCGGCGAACATGTCCAGAACCAGATCTTCTTCACCGATGTCCGTGTCCCCAGGGCCAATGTGGTGGGCCGCATCGGCGACGGCTGGACGGTCGCCAAATACCTGCTGGAATTCGAGCGCGGCGGCAATGCCTATGCCCCCTCGCTCCATGTCCGCCTCGACAAGATCCGCGCCATGGCCCGGGCGGAACAGGCGGGCGACGGCACCGCGCTGATCGATGACAGCAACTTCGCCCGGAAACTCGCCGAGGCCGCGGTGGAGATCATGGCGCTCGAATATACCGAGCATCGGGTGATGTCGGCTCTCTCCCAAGGCGGCACCCCGGGCATGCAGGCCTCGCTCATGAAGACCCGCGGCACCGAGATGAGCCAGCGCCTGACCGAACTGGCGATCGAGGCTGCGGCCTATTACACGGCGCCGTTCCAGCCCCATGCGATCAACCCGGCCGGCCCGGTCCCGGGCCACGCGCCGCCGGGCGGCAATGCCGCGCCCATCGGCCCCGACCATTCCCTGACCGTGATGGCCAAATACCTCAACGACCGGGCCGGCTCGATCTATGCCGGGTCGAACGATATCCAACGCAACATCATGGCCAAGGTGATGGGCCTGTAG
- a CDS encoding meso-2,3-butanediol dehydrogenase, translating to MSRFEDKVVLITGAASGIGAAAARRFAREGASVVVADLNAEAAAATAAAIREAGGKAVGLAVDVGNELQVGQAITSTVEKFGRLDVLVNNAGIGSFGRVDMLSTEEWRRVMAVDLDAVFFACRAALPHLAQVRGAIVSTASISGTAADYGFAAYNAAKAAVINLTRAIAIDHAGEGVRANSISPGYVVTPLTAPLQADDRIGEAYRQLIPLGRPSMPEEQAAAILFLASDDASYITGANLIVDGGLTAATGQPNFVRIFAGAN from the coding sequence ATGTCACGCTTTGAAGACAAGGTCGTCCTGATCACCGGGGCGGCCTCCGGCATCGGTGCCGCGGCGGCCCGCCGGTTTGCCAGGGAAGGCGCCAGCGTGGTCGTCGCCGATCTCAACGCAGAGGCGGCGGCGGCAACCGCGGCGGCGATCCGCGAGGCGGGCGGCAAGGCGGTGGGGCTGGCGGTCGATGTCGGCAATGAATTGCAGGTGGGCCAGGCGATCACCTCGACGGTCGAGAAATTCGGCCGGCTCGACGTGCTGGTCAACAACGCCGGCATCGGCTCGTTCGGCCGGGTCGACATGCTCTCGACCGAGGAATGGCGCCGGGTGATGGCGGTCGATCTCGATGCCGTGTTCTTCGCCTGCCGTGCCGCCCTGCCGCACCTGGCGCAGGTGCGCGGCGCCATCGTCAGCACCGCGTCGATTTCGGGGACCGCGGCCGACTACGGCTTTGCCGCCTACAACGCCGCCAAGGCGGCGGTGATCAACCTGACGCGCGCCATCGCCATCGACCATGCGGGCGAGGGCGTGCGCGCCAACAGCATCTCGCCCGGCTATGTCGTCACGCCGCTGACCGCGCCCTTGCAGGCCGACGACCGCATCGGCGAGGCTTACCGCCAGCTCATCCCGCTGGGCCGGCCCTCGATGCCGGAGGAGCAGGCGGCGGCGATCCTGTTCCTGGCCTCCGACGATGCGAGCTACATCACCGGTGCCAACCTGATCGTCGACGGCGGCCTGACCGCGGCCACCGGCCAGCCCAATTTCGTGCGCATCTTCGCCGGGGCCAACTAG
- a CDS encoding TetR/AcrR family transcriptional regulator — MPIRAPSARRPRRSQSDRRAQSDRLLLQAAAELIARRGYGATTLEQIGQRAGYSRGLVTQKFGSKEGLVRALVTVLHQELDDVLDGQLAGGISGLEAILRIVDVYVRIFSEAELKAAPERVVSVQAYYVLMSESVGVIPEVREFFVEANVRFRARLETHLSLAQDSGAMRANLSPATAAAMIQSALSGLTLLWLVDRNAFDLDEGRTALVETIRRTLIP; from the coding sequence ATGCCGATCCGCGCCCCTTCCGCCCGCCGTCCCCGCCGCTCGCAGAGCGACCGAAGAGCTCAGTCCGACCGCCTGCTGCTGCAGGCTGCGGCGGAACTGATCGCCCGCAGGGGCTACGGCGCCACCACCCTGGAACAGATCGGCCAGCGCGCCGGCTACAGCCGCGGCCTGGTCACCCAGAAGTTCGGCTCCAAGGAAGGGCTGGTGCGCGCCCTGGTCACCGTGCTGCACCAGGAACTGGACGATGTCCTGGACGGCCAACTGGCCGGCGGGATCAGCGGCCTGGAGGCCATCCTGCGCATCGTCGATGTCTATGTCCGCATCTTCTCCGAGGCCGAGTTGAAGGCGGCGCCCGAACGGGTCGTCTCGGTCCAGGCCTACTATGTGCTGATGTCGGAGTCGGTGGGCGTGATCCCCGAGGTGCGGGAATTCTTCGTCGAGGCCAATGTCCGCTTCCGCGCCCGGCTGGAAACGCATCTCAGCCTCGCGCAGGACAGCGGCGCCATGCGCGCGAACCTCAGCCCCGCCACGGCGGCGGCGATGATTCAAAGCGCCCTGAGCGGCCTTACCCTGCTGTGGCTGGTGGACCGGAATGCCTTCGACCTGGACGAGGGGCGGACGGCCCTGGTGGAAACCATCAGGCGAACGCTCATCCCCTGA